The following proteins are co-located in the Poecile atricapillus isolate bPoeAtr1 chromosome 2, bPoeAtr1.hap1, whole genome shotgun sequence genome:
- the ABITRAM gene encoding protein Abitram — MAEGAAGPGGAERYFTRWYKPDVKGRPCEDFCVLQHSNRICVITLAEAHPLLQSGKTIKNINYQISANCSRLQNKVSGKSKRGAQFLTELAPLCRISSSDGEEYTIYSCIRGRLIEVNENILSNPALLQEKPSTEGYIAVVLPKFEESKSITQGLLTQKEYEEVLLKRRSSAS, encoded by the exons ATGGCtgagggggcggcggggccgggcggcgccGAGCGGTACTTCACACGCTGGTACAAGCCAG ACGTGAAGGGGCGGCCGTGCGAGGACTTCTGCGTGCTGCAGCACTCCAACAG aatttGTGTCATCACCTTGGCAGAAGCCCACCCTCTTCTTCAAAGtgggaaaacaataaaaaacattaattacCAAATCAGTGCAAACTGTAGCAGACTCCAGAATAAGGTCTCCGGGAAGTCAAAAAGG GGAGCTCAATTTTTAACAGAACTTGCCCCTCTGTGCAGGATATCTTCATCAGATGGAGAGGAATACACCATTTACAG TTGCATACGAGGGCGGTTGATTGAAGTGAATGAGAACATCCTTAGTAATCCTGCTCTTCTGCAAGAAAAG CCATCAACTGAGGGGTACATCGCAGTGGTTCTACCCAAATTTGAAGAAAGCAAGAGTATAACTCAGGGACTTCTGACGCAGAAGGAGTATGAGGAAGTTTTGTTGAAACGCCGCAGTTCTGCTTCATGA
- the SLC39A6 gene encoding zinc transporter ZIP6: MESTVSVIFLVSFSILLCESYHHGVETATVVHTSERAFPEKTVGVNSDLAGLIQKLHLQELFNRYGENNSLSIDGFRKLLQNIGIDKMKRIKISHDHDHDHDHSHDHHNHDHDHHAHHNHVSLSKSSEKTACPNHESDASKDHRSSHAKEPHKAESVERQQNFVRSKNTVHEITASVITASAGGHAELQNVQPGEVKMVVRVGAAGPGTFNVTGGRNASWLGATKTNESRASPKEEGSYLYSKLKKQSTQECSNASKLMQSHGIGTQVLLTATEFSYLCPALINQIDGKYCIVHATSEKAETPPKSYSLQIAWIGGFISISVISFLSLLGVILVPLMNRVFFKFLLSFLVALAVGTLSGDAFLHLLPHSHGNHHHHHEKPLLDQKGSMYKHLVFQSTEENAYLDSTWKGLTALGGLYFMFLVEHLITLIKQFKDKKKKKKNEDDGESKKFSANEEKLDTDDRPEGYLGTDSQDPSTFISQQPTVQEEEEVMIAHSHQEEVDNEYVSRGCRNKCHSHLHDTLGQTDHLSHHHHDYHHILHHHHHQNHHPHSHSQRYSREELKDAGIATLAWMVIMGDGLHNFSDGLAIGAAFTEGLSSGLSTSVAVFCHELPHELGDFAVLLKAGMTVKQAVLYNALSAMLAYLGMATGILIGHYADNVSMWIFALTAGLFMYVALVDMVPEMLHNDASDHGCSRWGYFLLQNAGILLGFGIMLLISVFEHKIVFSINL; the protein is encoded by the exons ATGGAGAGTACGGTATCAGTTATTTTCCTTGTATCATTTTCCATACTGCTGTGTGAAAGTTACCACCATGGAGTGGAGACAGCTACTGTTGTGCATACATCGGAGAGAGCTTTTCCAGAAAAGACAGTGGGTGTTAATAGTGACTTGGCAGGACTAATACAGAAGTTGCACCTTCAAGAACTTTTTAATCGTTATGGAGAAAACAACTCTCTGTCAATTGATGGGTTTAGAAAACTGCTACAGAACATAGGTATAGATAAAATGAAAAGGATTAAAATAAGCCACGATCATGATCATGATCATGACCACAGTCATGACCATCATAACCATGACCATGATCATCACGCTCATCATAATCACGTTTCATTGAGTAAAAGCTCTGAGAAGACTGCTTGTCCAAACCATGAATCTGATGCTAGCAAAGACCACAGGAGCAGCCACGCAAAGGAGCCTCATAAAGCCGAAAGCGTGGAGCGGCAGCAGAACTTTGTGCGCAGCAAGAACACGGTTCATGAGATCACAGCGTCCGTCATCACCGCTTCCGCAGGTGGCCACGCCGAGCTCCAGAACGTGCAGCCTGGAGAAGTCAAGATGGTTGTTCGTGTGGGTGCGGCTGGCCCTGGTACCTTTAATGTCACAGGGGGCCGCAATGCCTCCTGGCTTGGTGCCACGAAGACAAACGAATCTCGTGCTTCTCCGAAGGAAGAAGGGAGCTACCTCTATTctaaactgaaaaaacaaagcactCAGGAG TGCTCCAATGCATCCAAACTGATGCAGTCGCATGGAATAGGCACTCAAGTACTGTTGACTGCTACAGAATTTAGTTATCTCTGTCCAGCTCTTATTAACCAGATCGATGGCAAATACTGCATAGTCCATGCTACTAGTGAAAAAGCTGAAACTCCTCCAAAAAGTTACTCTCTGCAAATAG ctTGGATTGGTGGCTTTATATCCATCTCTGTCATCAGCTTTCTTTCCTTGCTGGGTGTTATATTGGTACCACTGATGAATCGagtatttttcaaatttcttctgAGTTTTCTTGTGGCACTGGCTGTTGGGACCTTGAGTGGAGATGCCTTCTTACACCTCCTTCCACAT TCTCATGGaaaccatcaccatcaccacgAAAAGCCTCTGCTTGATCAAAAAGGCTCTATGTACAAACATCTTGTTTTTCAAAGTACAGAGGAGAATGCTTACCTGGATTCTACATGGAAAGGACTTACAGCACTTGGAGGCTTGTACTTCATGTTTCTAGTGGAGCATTTGATCACTTTAATAAAGCAATTTaaggacaagaagaaaaag aaaaaaaatgaagatgatGGAGAAAGTAAGAAGTTTTCAGCAAATGAAGAAAAGTTGGATACGGATGATC GGCCGGAGGGCTATCTAGGGACAGACTCCCAAGATCCATCAACCTTCATTTCTCAGCAGCCAACTGtacaagaggaagaagaagtGATGATAGCTCATTCTCATCAAGAGGAAGTTGACAATGAATATGTGTCCAGGGGCTGTAGAAACAAATGCCATTCTCACTTGCACGATACTCTAGGACAGACAGATCATCTAAGTCACCATCACCATGACTATCATCACATTCTgcaccaccatcatcatcagAACCATCACCCCCACAGTCACAGTCAGCGCTACTCGCGCGAAGAACTGAAGGACGCAGGGATAGCAACTCTGGCGTGGATGGTGATCATGGGAGATGGACTGCACAATTTTAGTGATGGACTGGCCATTG GAGCAGCCTTTACTGAAGGGTTGTCTAGTGGTTTAAGTACTTCTGTGGCTGTATTTTGCCATGAATTACCTCATGAGCTAG GAGATTTTGCTGTCCTTCTAAAAGCTGGTATGACTGTCAAGCAAGCTGTGCTTTATAACGCTCTGTCAGCTATGCTGGCCTATCTTGGTATGGCAACTGGCATCCTTATTGGTCATTATGCAGACAATGTTTCAATGTGGATATTTGCACTTACTGCTGGCTTGTTCATGTATGTGGCTCTTGTGGATATG GTACCTGAAATGCTCCACAATGATGCCAGTGACCATGGATGTAGCCGGTGGGGATACTTCCTGTTACAGAATGCTGGGATTCTCCTGGGTTTTGGGATAATGCTGCTTATCTCAGTATTTGAACATAAGATTGTATTCAGCATAAACTTGTAA